The Polynucleobacter sp. TSB-Sco08W16 genome includes a region encoding these proteins:
- the oxlT gene encoding oxalate/formate MFS antiporter, with the protein MSESTNPLKSKWVQLALGVICMMSISSPQYVWALLTKPIMGQLGVTLTELQVTFSILIVLQTFFSPFQGYLVEKFGPRLLLSIGTALTGLSWVLSANMTSVSSLYITYGVLGGLGTGIVYIGVVGLMVRWFPNNRGFAVGMVAAGYGIGALLTTFPISTSLAETGLQGTLTFFGYVIGVVGLLAAQGIRVPHSGITQAAGQLEVAASGVAPKTMLKTPVFWLMFLMMSMMSTSGLMVISQMGAFAKDFGITGAMVFGMAALPLALTIDRVTNGLTRPFFGWISDRLGREYTMTIAFGLEAIAMFIWISTRSDPVLFVLMSGVVFFGWGEIFSLFPSTLTDTFGSKHATTNYGFLYMAQGVGSIIGAPVAAYIHGVADSWIPVFGIMIALDATAALLAFFVLRPMRAKYMKAQAA; encoded by the coding sequence ATGAGTGAGAGTACGAACCCTTTGAAGTCAAAGTGGGTCCAGCTGGCTTTAGGTGTCATCTGCATGATGTCCATCTCGAGCCCGCAGTATGTATGGGCTTTGCTTACTAAACCCATTATGGGCCAGCTAGGCGTCACCTTAACTGAGCTACAAGTTACATTCTCCATCTTGATTGTGCTGCAAACATTTTTCTCCCCATTCCAGGGTTACTTGGTAGAAAAATTTGGGCCAAGACTATTACTCTCCATTGGCACTGCGTTGACTGGATTGAGTTGGGTGTTGTCTGCAAATATGACTTCAGTTTCTAGCCTTTACATCACCTATGGTGTATTGGGTGGCTTGGGTACCGGCATTGTTTATATCGGTGTTGTTGGTTTGATGGTGCGTTGGTTCCCGAATAATCGTGGTTTTGCAGTAGGAATGGTGGCCGCAGGTTACGGAATTGGCGCTCTACTAACAACCTTCCCAATTTCTACCAGCTTGGCTGAGACAGGTCTACAAGGAACATTAACCTTCTTTGGTTATGTTATTGGCGTAGTTGGTTTGCTCGCAGCCCAAGGGATTCGTGTGCCACATTCAGGCATTACTCAAGCAGCTGGCCAGCTCGAAGTTGCAGCTTCAGGAGTAGCGCCAAAAACAATGTTGAAGACACCCGTTTTTTGGCTCATGTTTTTGATGATGTCCATGATGTCAACATCTGGCCTGATGGTAATTTCTCAAATGGGTGCCTTTGCTAAGGACTTTGGTATTACTGGTGCCATGGTGTTTGGTATGGCAGCACTACCATTGGCATTGACAATTGATCGTGTAACCAATGGTCTAACTCGACCTTTCTTTGGTTGGATTTCTGACAGGCTTGGTCGTGAGTACACGATGACAATCGCCTTTGGTCTTGAGGCTATTGCGATGTTCATCTGGATTTCTACCCGCTCAGATCCAGTATTGTTTGTGCTGATGTCTGGTGTTGTGTTCTTTGGTTGGGGTGAGATTTTCTCCTTATTCCCATCTACTTTGACTGATACCTTTGGTTCGAAGCATGCCACTACCAACTATGGCTTTTTGTACATGGCGCAGGGCGTAGGTTCTATTATTGGTGCACCAGTAGCAGCCTATATTCATGGCGTTGCTGATAGTTGGATCCCAGTATTTGGCATCATGATTGCCCTCGATGCTACTGCTGCGTTATTAGCTTTCTTTGTATTACGTCCAATGCGCGCTAAATATATGAAGGCTCAAGCGGCGTAA
- the groL gene encoding chaperonin GroEL (60 kDa chaperone family; promotes refolding of misfolded polypeptides especially under stressful conditions; forms two stacked rings of heptamers to form a barrel-shaped 14mer; ends can be capped by GroES; misfolded proteins enter the barrel where they are refolded when GroES binds) yields MAAKDVVFGDNARTKMVEGVNILANAVKTTLGPKGRNVVIERSFGGPTITKDGVSVAKEIELKDKLQNMGAQMVKEVASKTADIAGDGTTTATVLAQSIVREGMKYVVSGHNPMDLKRGIDKAVTAAIAELAKISKPCTTTKEIAQVGSISANSDHSIGQRIAEAMEKVGKEGVITVEDGKSLEDELEVVEGMQFDRGYLSPYFINQPEKQVAVLESPYVLLFDKKIANIRDLLPVLEQVAKSGRPLLIIAEDVEGEALATLVVNNIRGIIKTCAVKAPGFGDRRKAMLEDIAILTGGTVIAEEIGLTLEKTTLEHLGQAKRIEVGKENTIIIDGAGDAKAIEARVKNIRVQIEEATSDYDKEKLQERVAKLAGGVAVIRVGAATEVEMKEKKARVDDALHATRAAVEEGIVPGGGVALIRAMQGIKGLKGDNADQDAGISIVLRAMQEPLRTIVSNAGEDAGVVVNAVQESKGNNGYNAATGEYGDLVAQGVIDPTKVTKTALVNAASVAGLLLTTDCAISEAPKDDSAGGGMPDMGGMGGMGGMGGMM; encoded by the coding sequence ATGGCAGCAAAAGACGTTGTATTTGGAGATAACGCTCGCACCAAGATGGTCGAGGGTGTCAATATTCTTGCGAACGCAGTTAAAACAACTTTAGGACCAAAAGGTCGTAACGTTGTTATCGAGCGTTCATTCGGCGGCCCAACTATCACTAAAGATGGTGTGTCCGTAGCAAAAGAAATCGAACTCAAAGATAAGCTTCAAAACATGGGCGCTCAGATGGTGAAGGAAGTTGCTTCCAAAACTGCTGATATCGCTGGTGACGGTACAACTACCGCTACTGTTTTGGCGCAGTCAATTGTTCGTGAAGGCATGAAATATGTTGTTTCAGGCCACAACCCAATGGACTTGAAGCGCGGTATTGATAAGGCAGTTACAGCTGCAATTGCAGAGCTCGCAAAAATCAGCAAGCCTTGCACCACGACCAAAGAAATCGCCCAAGTAGGTTCTATTTCTGCAAACAGCGATCACAGCATTGGTCAACGCATTGCAGAAGCAATGGAAAAAGTAGGCAAAGAAGGTGTTATCACTGTTGAAGATGGTAAATCTTTAGAAGACGAGCTAGAAGTAGTTGAAGGTATGCAGTTTGATCGCGGTTACCTCTCTCCATATTTCATCAATCAACCTGAGAAACAAGTGGCTGTATTAGAGAGCCCATACGTACTCTTGTTCGACAAGAAGATCGCTAACATCCGTGATTTACTCCCGGTACTCGAGCAAGTTGCTAAGTCTGGCCGTCCATTGCTGATCATTGCTGAAGATGTTGAAGGTGAAGCCTTGGCAACTTTGGTTGTAAACAACATTCGCGGCATCATTAAAACTTGTGCTGTTAAGGCTCCTGGTTTTGGCGATCGTCGTAAAGCGATGTTAGAAGATATTGCTATCTTGACTGGCGGCACTGTTATCGCTGAAGAAATTGGCCTCACACTTGAGAAAACAACTCTTGAGCACTTGGGTCAGGCGAAGCGTATCGAAGTAGGCAAAGAAAACACCATCATCATTGACGGTGCTGGCGATGCTAAGGCGATCGAAGCGCGCGTGAAGAACATTCGTGTTCAGATCGAAGAAGCTACTAGCGACTACGACAAAGAAAAATTGCAAGAGCGCGTTGCCAAGTTGGCAGGCGGTGTTGCAGTGATTCGAGTTGGTGCTGCTACTGAAGTAGAGATGAAAGAGAAGAAAGCCCGCGTTGATGATGCATTGCACGCTACGCGTGCTGCTGTGGAAGAAGGTATTGTTCCTGGCGGTGGCGTAGCTTTGATTCGTGCTATGCAAGGTATCAAGGGCTTAAAAGGCGATAACGCTGATCAAGATGCTGGTATCAGCATCGTGTTGCGCGCTATGCAAGAGCCTCTACGTACTATCGTTAGCAACGCTGGTGAAGACGCTGGTGTGGTTGTGAATGCCGTGCAAGAGAGCAAGGGTAATAACGGTTACAACGCAGCTACCGGTGAATATGGCGACCTCGTTGCACAAGGTGTGATCGATCCAACTAAGGTAACAAAGACTGCATTGGTAAATGCAGCCTCTGTCGCTGGCTTATTGTTGACTACTGATTGCGCAATCTCTGAAGCACCAAAAGATGATTCTGCTGGTGGCGGTATGCCTGATATGGGCGGTATGGGCGGCATGGGTGGAATGGGCGGCATGATGTAA
- a CDS encoding co-chaperone GroES has translation MNLRPLHDRVIIKRLDQESKTASGIIIPDAAAEKPDQGEVLAVGPGKRDDAGKLNALDVKVGDRVLFGKYAGQTVKVDGDELIVMREDDIMAVVQK, from the coding sequence ATGAATTTGCGTCCTTTACATGATCGCGTAATCATCAAGCGTTTGGATCAAGAATCAAAAACTGCATCTGGAATCATCATTCCTGACGCTGCTGCAGAAAAGCCTGATCAAGGCGAAGTATTGGCAGTTGGTCCAGGCAAGCGTGATGATGCAGGCAAGCTCAATGCGCTTGATGTCAAAGTAGGCGATCGCGTCTTATTTGGCAAATATGCTGGTCAAACCGTTAAGGTCGACGGCGACGAACTCATCGTGATGCGTGAAGACGACATCATGGCTGTTGTACAGAAGTAA
- a CDS encoding diguanylate phosphodiesterase: MSPKSRLYTLVKAWKNKPFQEVRDACGEPWLGLSSQALEEHQSWSKRQAISHEPIFNCKGTKLTGSLFRPLLDISDMQLLRLFMEGLDTISYWYRSGRFIPGILPIPTHVIASSGYVDALSDLILNSRLPVGLVALGIQSLPETENVDACKEGLLRMRRLGVLLHLMNFTGKAEELRWTEEMQMEGIHLDMRQLRAQAISHDVLAKIRRSPYSSTQIYASNVALVKDLENVSHWQIDHCYGGLMMSPLNRHQMLQINDSRIAKAIFSLHPHQQLNPNGDK; this comes from the coding sequence ATGAGCCCGAAATCCCGGCTGTACACGCTTGTAAAGGCATGGAAGAACAAACCCTTCCAAGAAGTACGCGACGCCTGTGGCGAACCTTGGCTTGGCTTAAGTAGCCAAGCCCTTGAAGAACACCAATCCTGGTCCAAGCGACAAGCGATTAGTCATGAACCCATTTTTAACTGTAAGGGGACAAAACTGACCGGCTCTTTATTTAGACCATTACTCGATATCTCGGATATGCAATTACTGCGCCTATTCATGGAAGGCCTAGATACGATTTCCTACTGGTATCGCAGTGGCCGTTTCATACCCGGCATTTTGCCAATCCCAACTCATGTGATTGCATCTAGCGGCTATGTGGATGCATTAAGCGACCTCATTCTCAATTCTCGACTACCGGTAGGTCTCGTAGCTCTAGGCATTCAATCCTTACCAGAAACCGAGAACGTAGATGCCTGCAAAGAAGGCTTACTCCGGATGCGAAGACTGGGGGTCTTACTCCACTTAATGAATTTCACTGGCAAAGCAGAAGAGCTGCGTTGGACTGAAGAAATGCAAATGGAAGGCATACATTTGGATATGCGTCAGCTTCGCGCACAAGCAATTTCGCATGATGTACTTGCAAAGATTAGACGTTCACCCTATTCATCTACGCAAATTTATGCCAGCAATGTTGCGCTAGTGAAAGACTTAGAGAACGTCTCTCATTGGCAGATTGATCACTGCTATGGCGGACTGATGATGTCACCCTTAAACCGTCATCAAATGCTACAGATCAACGATAGCCGAATTGCAAAAGCCATTTTTTCGCTGCACCCTCATCAACAACTAAACCCAAATGGAGACAAGTAA
- a CDS encoding response regulator transcription factor, translating into MRKRVMLVDDHPAMLMALKSMLQDQLLFEVVGQAQNGEECLRSIKEVNPSMVILDLDMPKTDGFDVIRRIGLMYPDVRMLILSSMDEAVYGGRVRSLGGHGFVNKTAGADVILAACVAISQGYNFFTHGKNGNTSLTDNDKLALISDRELQVMKYLGKGNTNQQISDMLHISNKTVATYKTRVFDKLGINNIADLILFCRMNNIIEN; encoded by the coding sequence ATGAGAAAACGCGTGATGTTGGTAGATGACCATCCAGCAATGCTGATGGCTCTAAAAAGTATGTTGCAAGACCAATTGTTATTTGAAGTAGTAGGGCAAGCTCAGAATGGCGAGGAATGTCTAAGATCTATCAAGGAGGTCAATCCAAGCATGGTCATCCTGGATTTAGATATGCCCAAGACCGATGGCTTTGATGTCATTCGTCGAATCGGCCTGATGTATCCGGATGTTCGTATGCTGATTTTGTCCAGCATGGATGAAGCCGTCTATGGTGGCAGGGTTCGCTCTTTAGGGGGTCATGGCTTTGTTAATAAAACAGCAGGAGCTGATGTGATTCTGGCTGCGTGCGTAGCCATCTCTCAGGGTTATAACTTCTTTACTCATGGCAAAAATGGTAATACCTCTTTAACTGATAACGACAAATTGGCTCTGATCTCAGATCGTGAACTACAGGTCATGAAATACCTTGGTAAAGGCAACACCAATCAACAAATTTCAGACATGCTCCACATCAGCAATAAAACAGTGGCTACTTACAAGACAAGGGTCTTTGACAAGCTGGGAATTAACAATATTGCGGATCTAATCCTGTTCTGCAGAATGAATAACATCATCGAGAACTAA
- a CDS encoding ATP-binding protein, which yields MIRNIVLLSALCSGALHAVTPSAQEQRWIDAHPIVHFSIHEKYAPYLNTSEDERGAGIFHHLLERLSGFTQQEFRPKWRKSEQEGLRQLANGEVDFIIDPPPTNDDYLRFGSLSEAIFWGQDAVITKHTLVSDAISSTNIAHFDRGYENPPSINTLQTSVSSKTDELIAKLLKNEIEALVLPIRLAHQLIQELKDSDLQVDGLYNREPFAYRWLISHEDEPLHQVLDRFLESLDPIESRQLFAFAHGHAEPSKPHLKVLPWLSTLLIFTAGIILIWRMRNKQLLQEQEAAALLSSKELAEKANAAKSSFLATMSHEIRTPMNAILGVQELLLNSQQFPAHEKSLLKSAHTSAESLLGILNQVLDLSKIEAGKLTLNLEPCCLISLIDDIDSAFSAVAHKQNLILHTSKDPRIAQVLMIDALRLRQILQNLISNAIKFTEHGEIYFSISVLADDHAGQLIEFRVIDTGVGMGADQIHLALQAFEQLPGNSEQENGTGLGLTITNHLVTSMNSQLYFESAPGFGSNIHFCVAFPRTSIAASRSALSENTKTVSRQLISRNPQARNQSLCALVVEDHPASRQIISLQLEALGIRVSVCDNATTALKIVNEKHFDLLITDQSIPGMQGSQLAQKIRSIGFSELIIIGVTADIYALDSRHQFLAAGMNGVLIKPLSLMSLENELTRYFDSQEVSAQSNPEETYSFDAFSALLKDDPKQILVILDEIKKVHDEILSAITTMPMDFHAISGMIHKVKGGAQLLNAKQFIQSCESIEKEQDFHIKIASFQHLLEEQNLVIERYQRMHTTF from the coding sequence ATGATTCGTAACATTGTTCTTTTAAGCGCCCTATGTAGCGGTGCATTACATGCTGTGACACCGAGCGCCCAAGAACAGCGATGGATTGATGCTCACCCTATTGTTCATTTCAGCATTCATGAGAAATATGCACCCTATCTCAATACCTCAGAAGACGAGAGGGGTGCAGGTATTTTTCATCACCTCTTAGAAAGACTAAGCGGATTTACTCAGCAAGAATTTCGCCCCAAGTGGAGAAAATCAGAGCAAGAAGGTTTGAGGCAATTAGCTAACGGTGAGGTCGACTTCATCATTGATCCACCGCCTACAAATGATGATTATCTTCGCTTTGGATCCTTATCAGAGGCCATCTTCTGGGGGCAAGATGCAGTTATCACAAAACACACGCTGGTAAGCGATGCCATTTCTTCTACAAATATTGCTCACTTTGATCGAGGCTATGAAAATCCTCCTTCAATCAATACTTTACAAACTAGCGTCTCAAGCAAAACGGATGAACTCATTGCCAAGCTTTTAAAAAACGAGATTGAAGCGTTAGTTCTCCCCATTCGACTAGCCCACCAACTGATTCAAGAGCTGAAAGATTCAGATCTACAAGTTGATGGTCTCTACAACCGAGAGCCTTTTGCCTATCGCTGGCTAATTTCACATGAAGACGAACCACTCCATCAAGTGCTTGACCGTTTTCTAGAAAGCCTTGACCCCATCGAGTCACGTCAACTCTTTGCTTTTGCGCATGGCCATGCCGAACCAAGTAAACCTCACCTAAAAGTACTCCCCTGGTTATCCACTCTCTTGATATTCACTGCCGGCATCATCTTAATTTGGCGGATGCGCAATAAACAGTTATTACAAGAACAAGAAGCCGCGGCACTCCTCTCCTCTAAGGAATTGGCCGAAAAGGCTAATGCAGCGAAGTCTTCTTTCTTAGCAACCATGAGCCATGAAATTCGTACGCCTATGAATGCCATTCTGGGGGTCCAAGAGTTACTACTCAATAGCCAGCAATTTCCAGCGCACGAAAAGTCTTTACTAAAAAGCGCTCATACCTCAGCCGAATCGCTTTTAGGCATTCTGAATCAAGTATTAGATCTATCAAAGATTGAAGCAGGCAAGCTCACCTTGAATCTAGAGCCCTGCTGCTTGATCAGCCTTATCGATGACATTGATTCTGCATTTTCAGCAGTAGCGCATAAACAGAATCTGATCCTGCACACCTCGAAAGATCCCCGCATTGCACAGGTCCTCATGATCGATGCCCTACGCTTGCGTCAGATCTTACAGAACCTCATTAGTAATGCGATTAAATTTACCGAACATGGAGAGATTTATTTCTCGATTAGCGTTTTAGCTGATGACCATGCGGGTCAACTGATTGAGTTTCGGGTAATTGATACCGGTGTTGGCATGGGCGCAGACCAAATTCATCTTGCCCTGCAAGCATTTGAGCAACTACCTGGTAATAGCGAACAAGAGAATGGTACAGGTCTTGGTTTAACCATTACCAATCATCTTGTCACCTCCATGAATAGTCAGCTCTATTTTGAAAGTGCGCCAGGTTTTGGAAGCAATATTCATTTCTGTGTAGCATTTCCCCGAACCAGTATTGCCGCATCCAGAAGTGCGCTCTCTGAAAATACAAAAACCGTCTCAAGACAGCTTATTTCTCGAAATCCCCAAGCAAGGAATCAATCTCTTTGTGCCTTAGTGGTAGAAGACCATCCCGCTAGTCGTCAAATCATTTCCTTGCAGCTTGAAGCCCTAGGGATACGTGTTTCTGTATGCGATAACGCAACTACCGCGCTGAAAATAGTCAATGAAAAGCACTTTGACCTCTTAATCACAGATCAATCCATTCCAGGCATGCAGGGCTCTCAGCTGGCCCAGAAAATACGAAGTATAGGATTTAGTGAGCTCATCATTATTGGAGTGACAGCCGATATCTATGCCCTAGACTCTCGCCACCAGTTCTTGGCAGCGGGTATGAATGGGGTACTCATTAAGCCACTCAGCCTCATGAGCCTTGAAAATGAACTTACGCGCTATTTTGACTCTCAAGAAGTAAGTGCTCAATCCAACCCTGAAGAGACTTACTCCTTTGATGCATTCTCTGCCTTATTAAAAGATGACCCAAAGCAGATCCTAGTCATCCTTGATGAAATTAAAAAAGTGCATGATGAAATACTCAGTGCTATCACCACCATGCCCATGGATTTCCATGCTATATCCGGCATGATTCATAAGGTGAAAGGAGGGGCTCAATTACTGAATGCCAAGCAATTTATTCAATCATGCGAATCTATCGAAAAAGAACAAGATTTTCATATCAAGATTGCCTCTTTTCAGCATTTACTAGAAGAGCAGAATCTGGTTATCGAACGCTACCAAAGGATGCACACCACTTTTTAA
- the dacB gene encoding D-alanyl-D-alanine carboxypeptidase/D-alanyl-D-alanine-endopeptidase, protein MKAIPNYSLRLFLVILWIASHCMMNAAVAQEGPIPASIKNSLERNQIPLDSISISVMEIEPGKPGKQLSKNILGWRAQEAMNPASTMKLLTTIAGLDILGPKYRWRTKIYTDGVIRQGILKGNLYLQGSGDPKLIPEEFAKLMKDLQGLGIQKIDGNLFFDRSAYAQSVMEPTTIDGESLRAYNVSPDPLLYAFRTLSFQLGKSKTADFIDISYTPALSQLKVDNQMQLAERPCDNWKSNIRFKLDPEIVSSTDQALTVQFSGAFPSACKGVTYNVVALDANTFLTQGFAAAWELSGGTWAQAPIGKDGAAPLSARLLLQYEGITLGDDVQDINKYSNNVMARQLLLTLALEKMGKPATTANGDLVIKDWLSKNGLIFSGLVIENGSGLSRNEAISTGQMNQLLLTARNLPVAEVFYNSLPIAGVDGTMRNRLMTQLRKFLHLQKKPEARIKTGSLADVRAISGYVISKSGKMYAVTSFINHPNAWKGLDAHDQLLSWLLEDGPEPKLAR, encoded by the coding sequence ATGAAAGCTATCCCAAACTATTCACTCCGCCTGTTTTTAGTAATTCTTTGGATTGCTAGCCATTGCATGATGAATGCAGCCGTAGCTCAGGAAGGCCCCATTCCTGCGTCCATCAAAAACAGCTTAGAGCGCAATCAAATACCGCTCGATTCGATCAGTATTTCCGTAATGGAAATTGAACCAGGAAAACCTGGTAAGCAGCTTTCCAAAAATATTTTGGGCTGGCGTGCTCAAGAGGCTATGAATCCAGCCTCCACAATGAAACTCCTGACAACCATCGCAGGACTAGATATCCTAGGCCCAAAGTATCGTTGGCGCACCAAAATCTATACTGATGGTGTCATTCGCCAAGGAATACTCAAAGGTAATCTTTATCTTCAAGGTAGCGGAGATCCCAAACTCATTCCTGAAGAATTTGCCAAGCTGATGAAAGACTTGCAAGGTCTTGGTATTCAGAAAATTGATGGTAATCTGTTTTTTGATCGCAGCGCCTATGCTCAGAGCGTCATGGAGCCTACTACGATTGATGGTGAATCGCTACGCGCTTATAACGTCTCGCCAGATCCCTTGCTGTATGCATTCAGAACACTCTCATTTCAATTGGGGAAATCCAAGACGGCTGATTTTATTGACATCAGCTACACACCCGCCCTCTCGCAACTTAAAGTCGATAATCAAATGCAGTTAGCAGAGCGACCCTGTGATAACTGGAAAAGTAATATTCGCTTCAAATTAGACCCTGAAATTGTGAGCAGCACAGATCAAGCGCTCACAGTGCAATTCTCCGGCGCCTTCCCAAGCGCTTGTAAAGGTGTCACTTACAACGTAGTGGCACTCGATGCCAATACCTTCCTCACACAAGGCTTTGCAGCGGCATGGGAACTGTCGGGCGGCACTTGGGCTCAAGCTCCTATTGGTAAAGATGGTGCCGCACCCCTTTCGGCAAGATTACTTTTGCAATATGAGGGCATCACTCTTGGTGATGACGTACAGGATATTAATAAGTACTCCAATAATGTGATGGCCCGCCAACTGCTGTTAACACTAGCTCTAGAAAAAATGGGTAAACCAGCCACAACTGCTAATGGTGACTTAGTAATAAAAGATTGGCTCAGTAAAAACGGTTTAATCTTTTCAGGCTTAGTAATTGAGAATGGCTCTGGTCTCTCACGTAATGAAGCCATTTCTACAGGGCAGATGAATCAACTTTTATTGACTGCCCGCAACTTACCAGTTGCAGAGGTTTTTTATAACAGCCTACCAATTGCCGGAGTTGACGGGACAATGCGTAATCGTCTGATGACTCAGTTACGTAAGTTTTTACATCTTCAGAAAAAGCCTGAAGCCAGAATTAAAACCGGATCACTTGCAGATGTCCGTGCAATATCGGGCTACGTCATTAGCAAATCTGGAAAGATGTATGCAGTTACTTCTTTTATTAATCATCCAAACGCCTGGAAGGGCTTAGATGCTCACGATCAATTACTATCGTGGCTACTCGAAGATGGTCCAGAGCCAAAACTTGCGCGCTGA
- a CDS encoding L-threonylcarbamoyladenylate synthase gives MSTDSTPLQSSAVINEAVQSLRDGGLVAFPTETVYGLGADARNPEAIKKIFITKGRPSNHPLIVHIAAPDKFDQAQVDWVSVLAPWVRDLSEDALKLIHAFWPGPLTLVFKKDKSVLADLTGGQDTVAIRAPAHPLAQELLRKFKGGVVAPSANRFGKVSPTSAADVRNEFEGELGLMVLDGGDCEVGIESTIIDLSGGDHAILLRPGLITPKEILAKTGIKVYQAGEEIKEGNSLPRVSGSLKAHYAPSTPLRLYSPGRVLDALSEFPDIKSRVAVVVWDSESSLVLEDHPSIDAEEVIVSSDAAIFASRLYRNLRDLDEQGWDLILFPEPPTGEEWDGVRDRLQRASFGSGPSSSSHDSN, from the coding sequence ATGTCCACCGACAGTACGCCACTGCAATCTTCTGCGGTGATCAATGAAGCAGTTCAAAGCTTACGGGATGGTGGCTTAGTCGCTTTTCCTACTGAGACGGTTTATGGCTTAGGTGCTGATGCCAGAAATCCCGAAGCCATTAAAAAGATTTTTATAACCAAGGGTCGACCCTCCAATCATCCACTGATCGTGCATATTGCTGCTCCAGATAAATTCGATCAAGCGCAAGTCGATTGGGTATCAGTCTTGGCTCCTTGGGTGAGAGATCTTTCTGAAGATGCGCTCAAGCTCATTCATGCATTTTGGCCAGGCCCGTTGACACTAGTCTTTAAGAAAGATAAAAGTGTCTTGGCTGACCTTACTGGCGGTCAAGATACTGTGGCGATCCGTGCGCCAGCACATCCACTTGCACAAGAGTTATTACGTAAATTTAAAGGTGGTGTAGTTGCCCCCTCTGCCAATCGTTTCGGCAAAGTATCCCCAACTAGTGCTGCAGATGTACGGAATGAGTTTGAGGGTGAGCTCGGTCTCATGGTATTAGATGGTGGCGATTGTGAAGTGGGCATTGAATCGACCATCATTGATTTATCCGGCGGTGATCACGCTATCTTGCTGCGTCCTGGATTAATTACGCCGAAAGAGATTTTGGCCAAAACTGGAATTAAGGTCTATCAAGCGGGCGAAGAGATTAAAGAAGGTAATAGCTTACCTAGGGTATCGGGAAGCTTGAAGGCGCACTATGCACCAAGCACTCCATTGCGCTTATATTCTCCGGGGCGAGTATTGGATGCACTGAGTGAGTTTCCAGATATTAAATCTCGCGTTGCTGTAGTGGTGTGGGACTCAGAATCTTCCTTGGTTCTGGAAGATCACCCATCTATTGATGCGGAGGAAGTCATTGTCTCTAGTGATGCCGCTATTTTTGCTAGCCGCCTCTATCGGAATCTTAGAGATTTGGATGAGCAGGGCTGGGATTTGATTTTGTTCCCAGAGCCTCCAACTGGGGAGGAGTGGGATGGCGTGCGAGACCGACTTCAGCGCGCAAGTTTTGGCTCTGGACCATCTTCGAGTAGCCACGATAGTAATTGA